From Skermanella sp. TT6, a single genomic window includes:
- a CDS encoding AEC family transporter, with amino-acid sequence MSQLFIVFTALTPIFLLILLGYVLRRRRFVPDEAWVPVEKLTYYIFFPLLLLDNLSKASLGDLAVVPMGLALVSAILTATLLLLLLRRHLNPDGPAFTSVFQGSVRPNTFVGLAAAAALFGKPGVTLFAIGLATVVPLVNVLCVIVLSRYGSGNGSSIRAVALGILRNPIIIGVAAGAALNLSGVGRPPLIGPVFQILGDAALPLGLLAVGAGLDLAAARSAGGAVLQSSLTKLLVVPGLTALYGAVFGVHGLTLTVAVLFNSLPAAASAYVLARQMGGDARLMAGTITLQTVLALPSIPLALLLFG; translated from the coding sequence ATGTCCCAGCTCTTCATCGTCTTCACCGCCCTCACGCCGATCTTCCTCCTGATCCTGCTGGGATACGTGCTGCGCCGGCGCCGCTTCGTCCCGGACGAAGCCTGGGTGCCGGTCGAGAAGCTCACCTATTACATCTTCTTCCCGCTCCTGCTGCTCGACAACCTTTCCAAGGCCAGCCTGGGCGACCTCGCGGTGGTCCCCATGGGACTGGCGCTGGTCTCGGCGATCCTCACCGCGACCCTGCTGCTGCTTCTGCTGCGCAGGCACCTCAATCCCGACGGCCCCGCCTTCACCTCCGTCTTCCAGGGATCGGTCAGGCCGAACACCTTCGTCGGGCTGGCGGCCGCCGCGGCGCTGTTCGGCAAGCCCGGCGTGACGCTGTTCGCGATCGGTTTGGCGACGGTCGTGCCGCTGGTGAACGTGCTGTGCGTGATCGTCCTGTCCCGCTACGGCTCCGGGAACGGCAGCTCGATCCGAGCGGTCGCCCTGGGAATCCTGCGCAACCCGATCATCATCGGCGTGGCGGCCGGAGCGGCGCTCAACCTCAGCGGCGTCGGCCGGCCGCCCCTGATCGGCCCCGTCTTCCAGATCCTGGGCGACGCCGCCCTGCCGCTCGGGCTGCTGGCGGTCGGCGCCGGCCTGGACCTCGCGGCGGCGCGTTCCGCCGGAGGGGCCGTGCTCCAGTCGTCGCTGACGAAACTGCTGGTCGTGCCGGGGCTGACGGCGCTGTACGGCGCCGTCTTCGGCGTCCACGGCCTGACCCTGACGGTGGCCGTGCTGTTCAACAGCCTGCCGGCCGCCGCGTCGGCCTATGTGCTGGCACGGCAGATGGGCGGCGACGCCCGCCTGATGGCCGGAACGATCACCCTCCAGACGGTGCTGGCCCTGCCGTCCATTCCGCTCGCATTGCTGCTGTTCGGATGA
- the plsY gene encoding glycerol-3-phosphate 1-O-acyltransferase PlsY translates to MPDPISWGFSWPYLLAAAVAGYLLGSIPFGLVLSRIAGYGDIRKIGSGNIGATNVLRTGNKPLAALTLVLDSGKGAFAVLVASRFGPDAAVLAGAGSMLGHTFPVWLGFNGGKGVATALGVLLAVSWPVGVIACLTWLLVAFALRYSSLSALVALGISPLTGWYFAGPQVGQLCAFIAVLVYIRHHANIRRLLKGEEPRIGSKKKAESAS, encoded by the coding sequence ATGCCCGATCCGATAAGCTGGGGTTTCTCCTGGCCCTACCTGCTCGCCGCCGCCGTCGCGGGATATCTCCTGGGGTCGATCCCGTTCGGCCTGGTGCTGTCCCGGATTGCCGGCTATGGCGACATCCGGAAGATCGGCTCCGGCAATATTGGCGCCACCAACGTCCTGCGCACCGGCAACAAGCCGCTCGCCGCCCTGACCCTGGTCCTGGACAGCGGCAAGGGCGCCTTCGCCGTGCTGGTCGCCAGCCGGTTCGGTCCCGACGCCGCCGTGCTGGCGGGAGCCGGATCGATGCTCGGGCACACTTTTCCGGTGTGGCTCGGCTTCAACGGCGGCAAGGGCGTGGCGACCGCCCTCGGCGTGCTGCTGGCGGTCTCCTGGCCGGTCGGGGTTATCGCCTGCCTGACCTGGCTGCTGGTCGCCTTCGCGCTCCGCTACTCGTCCCTGTCCGCGCTGGTGGCGCTGGGCATCAGCCCGCTGACCGGCTGGTACTTCGCGGGACCGCAGGTCGGACAGCTCTGCGCCTTCATCGCGGTGCTGGTCTATATCCGCCATCATGCCAACATCCGCCGCCTGCTCAAGGGCGAGGAGCCCAGGATCGGGTCGAAGAAGAAGGCGGAATCCGCATCCTGA
- a CDS encoding dihydroorotase, translated as MAPRMAYRNARLLDPATGLDAMGTLLTEGGTIADFGPGLFADGVPDGIGVTDLGGQCLAPGLIDMRVTAGGREEATPEAAAAGGVTAMVCLPPGADETASPVRVYRYGRASDGARGLAEMALAARSGALAFTDGEAAIADAAVMLRVLRYAGALGRPVVQHPEEPSLADGGQMNAGEVATRMGLPGIPAQAEVILIERDLRLVELTGTRYHAAHVSTGAAVEVIRDAKRRGLPVTCDTAPAYFALTETDVIGYRTAAKLSPPLRGEMDRRAIVEGLADGTIDAVVSDHRPQPADRKDVPFADAACGIVGLETLLPLVLELVHNGKLPLSRALAALTCNPADLLGLPLGRLAQGRAADLTVFDPDRLWRVDVARFRSRSRNSPFDRRPVTGRATRTVVGGATVFNLDA; from the coding sequence ATGGCACCGCGCATGGCGTACCGGAACGCAAGGCTGCTGGACCCGGCCACCGGCCTCGATGCCATGGGAACCTTGCTGACCGAGGGCGGGACGATCGCGGACTTCGGCCCCGGCCTGTTCGCCGACGGCGTGCCGGATGGGATCGGGGTGACCGATCTCGGCGGCCAGTGCCTGGCGCCGGGCCTGATCGACATGCGGGTGACAGCCGGCGGCCGGGAAGAGGCGACCCCCGAGGCGGCCGCCGCCGGCGGCGTCACCGCCATGGTATGCCTGCCGCCGGGTGCGGATGAAACAGCATCGCCCGTCCGGGTCTATCGCTATGGCCGCGCCTCCGACGGCGCGCGCGGCCTTGCCGAGATGGCGCTTGCCGCCCGGTCCGGCGCCCTGGCCTTCACGGACGGGGAAGCCGCGATCGCCGACGCGGCCGTCATGCTGCGCGTGCTGCGCTATGCGGGCGCCCTGGGGCGCCCGGTCGTCCAGCACCCGGAGGAACCCAGCCTCGCGGATGGCGGGCAGATGAATGCCGGCGAGGTGGCGACCCGCATGGGCCTGCCCGGCATCCCGGCCCAGGCCGAGGTCATCCTGATCGAACGCGACCTGCGTCTGGTCGAGCTGACGGGGACCCGCTACCACGCCGCCCATGTCTCGACCGGGGCGGCGGTGGAGGTGATCCGCGACGCCAAGCGCCGCGGCCTGCCGGTCACCTGCGACACGGCGCCGGCCTATTTCGCCCTGACCGAAACCGACGTGATCGGCTACCGGACCGCCGCCAAGCTGTCGCCGCCGCTCCGTGGGGAAATGGACCGCCGCGCCATCGTGGAAGGCCTCGCGGACGGCACGATCGATGCCGTCGTCAGCGACCACAGGCCCCAGCCGGCCGACCGCAAGGACGTCCCCTTCGCGGACGCCGCCTGCGGCATCGTCGGCCTGGAAACCCTGCTGCCGCTGGTGCTGGAACTGGTCCATAACGGCAAGCTGCCGCTGTCGCGGGCCCTGGCCGCCCTGACCTGCAATCCGGCCGACCTGCTGGGCCTGCCGCTCGGCCGGCTCGCCCAGGGGCGCGCCGCCGACCTCACCGTCTTCGATCCCGACCGGCTGTGGCGGGTCGACGTCGCCCGCTTCCGAAGCCGTTCCCGCAATTCGCCGTTCGACCGCCGTCCCGTCACCGGCCGCGCCACCCGCACCGTCGTCGGCGGCGCCACCGTCTTCAACCTGGACGCATGA
- a CDS encoding LysR family transcriptional regulator, which translates to MPPLSAVRAFEAAGRHGSFTGAAQELKVTPAAISHHVKMLESWLGVVLFRRFARGLELTDDGRRYLPRLTSALDEIASVTGDLMGERADRD; encoded by the coding sequence TTGCCACCGCTCAGCGCCGTACGGGCGTTCGAGGCGGCGGGACGTCATGGCAGCTTCACGGGCGCGGCGCAGGAATTGAAAGTGACCCCGGCGGCGATCAGCCACCATGTCAAGATGCTCGAAAGCTGGCTTGGAGTCGTCCTGTTCCGCCGCTTCGCCCGGGGCCTGGAGCTGACCGACGACGGGCGCCGCTACCTGCCGCGCCTGACCAGCGCGCTGGACGAGATCGCCTCGGTGACCGGCGATCTCATGGGCGAACGGGCCGACCGCGACTGA
- a CDS encoding DUF1850 domain-containing protein: MPAPVTALCIALAGASAAGAPLARLPVEAFSLGWTHSVERIEWREDWRISDGRLLIEEARVRGSGAGMEVPEGAKLVDGSWVYRPGVPPLDRLDLANSGFTADYRICSAEGCRDLAVITGVADRPLTLFACPAG, from the coding sequence ATGCCGGCTCCCGTGACCGCCCTGTGCATCGCCCTGGCCGGCGCCTCGGCCGCGGGCGCGCCGCTGGCGCGCCTTCCGGTCGAAGCCTTCTCCCTGGGATGGACCCACTCGGTCGAGAGGATCGAGTGGCGGGAGGACTGGCGGATCTCGGACGGGCGCCTCCTCATTGAGGAGGCGCGCGTGCGCGGCAGCGGCGCCGGGATGGAGGTGCCGGAGGGTGCGAAGCTGGTCGACGGCTCCTGGGTCTATCGGCCCGGAGTTCCGCCGCTCGATCGCCTCGACCTCGCCAATTCCGGCTTCACCGCCGACTACCGAATCTGTTCCGCGGAAGGCTGCCGCGACCTGGCCGTCATAACCGGGGTCGCGGACCGGCCCCTGACGCTTTTCGCCTGCCCGGCCGGATAA
- a CDS encoding CaiB/BaiF CoA transferase family protein encodes MISTARPAPSGPLAGLKVFDMSRVLAGPSATQVLGDLGADVVKVERPGQGDDTRKWGPPYVRDADGNDTTESAYYLSANRNKRSITLDFTKPEGQALARRMIARSDILLENYKVGTLSRYNLGYDQLKDEFPGLIYCSVTGFGQTGPYAPRAGYDFLVQAMGGIMSVTGEPDGDPQKLGVGIADLMTGMYGLVAILAALHHRTRTGKGQHVDMALLDTQVAWLSYAGQYYLTSGEAPPRMGNAHPTIVPYEAFPASDGYIILGVGNDGQYARFCQFAGRPELATDPRFATNELRVRNRHDLIPVLRQLISSMPRDHWLKGLEPLGVPCSPINRIDQVFDDPQVRERGMEITLPHPLTPEPIHLLASPMRFSDTPVDYRHAPPTLGQHTGEVFGDWLGLDEAEIRRLREAGIV; translated from the coding sequence ATGATATCGACCGCCCGCCCCGCCCCTTCCGGCCCGCTCGCCGGGCTGAAGGTCTTCGACATGAGCCGCGTCCTGGCGGGTCCCAGCGCCACCCAGGTGCTGGGCGACCTCGGCGCCGACGTGGTCAAGGTGGAGCGGCCGGGCCAGGGCGACGACACCCGGAAATGGGGCCCTCCCTATGTGCGCGACGCGGACGGCAATGACACGACCGAGAGCGCCTACTACCTGTCGGCCAACCGGAACAAGCGGTCGATCACCCTGGACTTCACCAAGCCGGAGGGGCAGGCCCTGGCCCGCCGGATGATCGCCCGAAGCGACATCCTGCTGGAGAACTACAAGGTCGGGACGCTGAGCCGCTACAATCTCGGCTACGACCAGCTCAAGGACGAGTTCCCCGGGCTGATCTACTGCTCGGTCACCGGCTTCGGGCAGACCGGCCCCTACGCCCCTCGGGCGGGCTATGATTTCCTGGTCCAGGCCATGGGCGGGATCATGAGCGTGACCGGGGAGCCGGACGGCGACCCGCAGAAGCTGGGCGTCGGCATCGCCGACCTGATGACCGGGATGTACGGCCTCGTCGCGATCCTGGCGGCCCTGCACCACCGCACCCGGACCGGCAAGGGCCAGCATGTCGACATGGCGCTGCTGGACACCCAGGTCGCCTGGCTGTCCTATGCCGGCCAGTATTACCTGACCAGCGGCGAGGCGCCTCCGCGCATGGGCAACGCGCACCCGACGATCGTTCCCTACGAAGCCTTCCCGGCCTCCGACGGCTACATCATCCTGGGCGTCGGCAACGACGGGCAGTATGCCCGGTTCTGCCAGTTCGCCGGCCGGCCGGAATTGGCGACCGACCCGCGCTTCGCCACGAACGAGCTTCGCGTGCGCAACCGGCACGACCTGATACCGGTCCTGCGCCAGCTGATCTCGTCCATGCCGCGGGACCACTGGCTGAAGGGCCTGGAGCCCCTGGGCGTGCCGTGCAGCCCGATCAACCGGATCGACCAAGTGTTCGACGACCCGCAGGTCAGGGAACGGGGCATGGAGATCACCCTGCCCCATCCGCTGACGCCCGAACCGATCCACCTGCTCGCCAGCCCGATGCGGTTCTCCGACACGCCGGTCGACTACCGCCACGCCCCGCCGACGCTGGGCCAGCACACCGGCGAGGTGTTCGGCGACTGGCTCGGGCTGGACGAGGCCGAGATCCGGCGCCTGAGGGAAGCCGGCATCGTCTGA
- a CDS encoding transcriptional regulator GcvA yields MGRRLPPLNAIRAFEAAARHLSFTRAAEELNVTQAAISHQIKGLEDVLGVPLFRRLNRALVLTEAGQGYLPPLREALDQIADATAKLRAADGGGSLTISTIASFAAKWLVPRLPRFQEQHPHLDVLLSTTPQMVDFTQQDVDAAIRFGRGGWEGVRAEKLLTEDIFPVCSPALLEGPKRLRTPEDLAGFTLLHDDFLIGWTMWLQSAGVRGVDAARGPRFTDSALVLQAAVAGHGIALARRVLAADDLDAGRLVAPFGITLPTELAYYFVAPPRYFDRPKVAAFYEWVCGEAREYRKAEERAGAAAALVNAAGQSL; encoded by the coding sequence ATGGGCCGCCGCCTGCCACCGCTGAACGCCATCCGCGCCTTCGAGGCCGCCGCGCGCCATCTCAGCTTCACCCGCGCGGCGGAGGAACTGAACGTGACGCAGGCCGCCATCAGCCACCAGATCAAGGGGCTGGAGGACGTGCTGGGCGTGCCGCTGTTCCGGCGGCTGAACCGGGCACTGGTGCTGACCGAGGCCGGCCAGGGCTACCTGCCGCCGCTGCGCGAAGCGCTGGACCAGATCGCCGACGCGACCGCCAAGCTCAGGGCCGCCGACGGCGGAGGCTCGCTCACCATCAGCACCATCGCCTCCTTCGCCGCCAAGTGGCTCGTCCCGCGGCTGCCGCGTTTCCAGGAGCAGCATCCCCATCTGGACGTCCTGCTGTCCACGACTCCGCAGATGGTCGACTTCACCCAGCAGGACGTGGACGCGGCGATCCGGTTCGGGCGCGGCGGCTGGGAAGGGGTGCGGGCGGAGAAGCTGCTGACCGAGGACATCTTCCCGGTTTGCTCGCCCGCCCTGCTCGAAGGCCCCAAACGCCTGCGCACGCCGGAAGACCTGGCCGGGTTCACCCTGCTGCACGACGACTTCCTGATCGGCTGGACCATGTGGCTCCAGTCGGCCGGAGTGCGCGGCGTGGACGCGGCGCGCGGCCCCCGCTTCACGGATTCGGCATTGGTGCTCCAGGCGGCGGTGGCCGGCCACGGCATCGCGCTGGCGCGCCGGGTGCTGGCGGCCGACGATTTGGACGCCGGCCGGCTGGTGGCACCGTTCGGCATCACTCTGCCGACCGAGCTGGCCTATTACTTCGTGGCGCCTCCCCGCTACTTCGACCGGCCCAAGGTGGCGGCCTTCTATGAATGGGTGTGCGGCGAGGCCCGCGAGTACAGGAAGGCGGAGGAACGCGCGGGCGCGGCGGCCGCGCTTGTCAACGCCGCCGGCCAGTCCCTATAA
- a CDS encoding universal stress protein — translation MPIKSILLHMANDEQHADRLHRGIELAKRFDAYLEILYIATPVTMPAGITGRGASYAYLAEATAIAHEKAEEIEHEVRNHCADVTYSFRVEEGDHVALLARRTPFVDLAVVSQSHPANLEDRVRLQIPDQLPMQAVCPTIILPWERRVPTSGKHTLIAWKNTREAGRAVRDAIPFLSDAEAVTVLTIERPGKPDPSGQEICEYLVKHGVNVGLRNNINDNDASVGEIILQVAQELDCDALVMGAYGHSRLRELIIGGVTRHILGHMDLPVLMSH, via the coding sequence ATGCCGATCAAATCCATCCTGCTTCACATGGCCAACGACGAGCAGCACGCCGACCGCCTGCACCGCGGGATCGAGCTGGCCAAGCGCTTCGATGCTTATCTGGAGATCCTGTACATCGCGACTCCGGTCACGATGCCGGCCGGGATCACCGGCCGGGGCGCATCCTACGCCTACCTCGCCGAGGCGACGGCCATCGCCCACGAGAAGGCGGAGGAGATCGAGCACGAGGTCCGGAACCATTGCGCCGACGTGACCTACTCCTTCCGGGTCGAGGAGGGCGACCACGTGGCCCTGCTGGCCCGGCGGACCCCGTTCGTCGATCTTGCCGTGGTCAGCCAGTCGCACCCCGCGAACCTGGAGGACCGCGTCCGGCTCCAGATCCCCGACCAGCTTCCGATGCAGGCCGTCTGTCCGACGATCATCCTGCCGTGGGAGCGGCGGGTGCCGACTTCCGGCAAGCACACGCTGATCGCCTGGAAGAACACGCGCGAGGCGGGACGCGCCGTTCGCGACGCGATCCCCTTCCTGTCCGATGCCGAGGCCGTGACCGTCCTGACCATCGAGCGGCCTGGCAAGCCGGACCCGTCAGGCCAGGAGATCTGCGAATACCTGGTCAAGCACGGCGTCAATGTCGGCTTGCGCAACAACATCAACGACAACGACGCGAGCGTCGGCGAGATCATCCTTCAGGTCGCGCAGGAACTGGACTGCGACGCTTTGGTGATGGGCGCCTACGGCCATTCCCGCCTGCGAGAGCTGATCATCGGCGGCGTCACCCGGCACATACTGGGCCACATGGACCTGCCCGTCCTGATGTCCCACTGA
- a CDS encoding sodium:proton antiporter: MTAPLRRIVGAPGALVALIISCLVLTFPGLLAAAEAVGEHGGAPHLEGAALGLIWVLPFAGILLSIALFPLLAPNIWHHHFGKISAFWALSFLVPFALTYGFDLALYEVLHTVLLEYVPFIVLLLALFTVAGGVRVTGSLTGTPLVNTGILFLGTVIASWMGTTGAAMLLIRPLLKANDGRRHKVHVVVFFIFLVANIGGSLTPLGDPPLFLGFLKGVDFFWTTRHMLLPMALVSAVLLAIFFAMDSFLYTREPPRKEKPRDAEKLGIEGGINILLLGGVVAAVLLSGVWKPGIGFEVYHVHVDIQNVARDVLLVGIALLSLRLTSNESRRLNAFSWFPILEVAKLFAGIFLTIIPAIAILRAGTDGALSGIVSAVTTPDGQPINYMYFWATGILSSFLDNAPTYLVFFNTAGGDPMHLMHDVPNTLLAISAGAVFMGANTYIGNAPNFMVKAIAEERGVNMPSFFGYIAWSGLILIPLFLLTTVVFFL; the protein is encoded by the coding sequence GTGACAGCACCCCTCCGCCGCATCGTGGGTGCGCCCGGCGCCCTCGTTGCGCTGATCATCTCCTGCCTCGTGCTCACCTTCCCCGGGCTCCTGGCGGCGGCCGAGGCGGTGGGGGAGCATGGCGGCGCCCCCCATCTGGAAGGAGCCGCGCTCGGGCTGATCTGGGTCCTGCCGTTCGCGGGGATCCTGCTCTCCATCGCGCTGTTCCCGCTGCTGGCGCCGAACATCTGGCACCATCATTTCGGCAAGATATCGGCCTTCTGGGCACTGTCCTTCCTGGTCCCGTTCGCCCTGACATATGGATTTGACCTCGCCCTTTACGAGGTCCTTCATACCGTCCTGCTGGAATACGTCCCGTTCATCGTGCTGCTGCTGGCCCTGTTCACCGTGGCCGGCGGGGTCCGGGTGACCGGAAGCCTGACCGGCACGCCGTTGGTCAACACCGGCATACTGTTTCTCGGCACCGTGATCGCGAGCTGGATGGGCACGACCGGGGCCGCCATGCTGCTGATCCGCCCGCTGCTGAAGGCCAACGACGGGCGGCGCCACAAGGTGCACGTGGTCGTCTTCTTCATCTTCCTGGTCGCCAACATCGGCGGATCGCTGACGCCCCTGGGCGACCCGCCGCTGTTCCTGGGCTTCCTGAAGGGCGTCGATTTCTTCTGGACGACGCGGCACATGCTGCTGCCCATGGCGCTGGTCTCCGCGGTGCTGCTGGCGATCTTCTTCGCCATGGACAGCTTCCTCTACACCAGGGAACCGCCCCGGAAGGAGAAGCCCCGGGACGCCGAGAAGCTGGGGATCGAGGGCGGGATCAACATCCTGCTGCTGGGCGGCGTGGTCGCCGCGGTGCTGCTCAGCGGCGTGTGGAAGCCGGGCATCGGCTTCGAGGTATATCATGTGCATGTGGATATCCAGAACGTCGCGCGGGACGTCCTGCTGGTCGGCATCGCGCTGCTCTCGCTCAGGCTCACCAGCAACGAGAGCCGGCGGCTCAACGCCTTCAGCTGGTTCCCGATCCTGGAGGTCGCCAAGCTGTTCGCCGGCATCTTCCTGACCATCATCCCGGCCATCGCGATCCTGCGCGCCGGAACCGACGGCGCGCTCAGCGGGATCGTCTCGGCCGTCACCACGCCGGACGGGCAGCCGATCAACTACATGTATTTCTGGGCGACCGGCATCCTGTCGAGCTTCCTGGACAATGCGCCGACATACCTGGTGTTCTTCAACACGGCCGGCGGCGACCCGATGCACCTGATGCACGACGTTCCGAACACGCTGCTGGCGATCTCGGCCGGCGCGGTGTTCATGGGCGCAAACACCTATATCGGCAACGCGCCCAACTTCATGGTCAAGGCGATCGCGGAGGAGCGCGGGGTCAACATGCCCAGCTTCTTCGGCTACATCGCCTGGTCCGGGTTGATCCTGATCCCGCTGTTCCTGCTGACGACGGTGGTGTTCTTCCTGTAG
- a CDS encoding DUF6152 family protein, which yields MILPNSRKTLAAAAVLGTLAVTPTAMAHHGWGSYDSTAPTTLDGTVQSVSFANPHASIQLESQGKTWFIVLAPPSRMTTRGLPDGTLRQGQTVSLDGYIHRSDPTELRAERIRVDGKSVELR from the coding sequence ATGATCCTTCCGAACTCACGCAAGACGCTGGCCGCCGCGGCGGTCCTGGGCACCCTGGCCGTTACGCCGACCGCCATGGCGCACCATGGCTGGGGCAGCTACGACAGCACGGCGCCGACGACCCTGGACGGCACCGTCCAGTCCGTGTCGTTCGCCAATCCCCACGCTTCGATCCAACTCGAATCCCAGGGCAAGACCTGGTTCATCGTGCTGGCACCGCCGTCCCGCATGACCACCCGGGGGCTGCCGGACGGGACCTTGCGCCAGGGACAGACGGTCAGCCTCGACGGCTATATCCACAGGAGCGACCCGACCGAACTGCGGGCGGAGCGGATCCGGGTCGACGGCAAGTCGGTCGAGCTGCGCTGA
- a CDS encoding transglycosylase SLT domain-containing protein, which translates to MSRNHGPDQAARRAAPVAAACMAAVLLTGCVTSLVGGEGESAKPHVAVGARALPVARVAYPITATAPPVFLGPAAAERQAMTMLAKAVGETHKEMWEKCASFWGHENALLPSRKEWVFYDDGWLSRGVSDFEHGEFLAQVLVEPEGDPESGEAAGIERLRKVVDMALTDTPADLPGRDRVMKEAMGRMEEQGMPLPPDWAEAGTAPVGAQAVLAGILPADTAGRLSSATVTRTVVVGEDGRERTMLSYRVPFTEGAYAKLAERYAEAVFREAGEFAMPPSLILAVMETESAFNPRARSHIPAFGLMQLVPTSGGLDAHRFVNGESAPMLIPESLYDVDTNVRLGTAYLKLLDTRYLRDVDHPESRLYAAIAAYNTGAGNVARAFNGTTNIGRAAPLINRLPPEEVFDHLSEQLPFEETRRYLVKVTEARRRYLDWDRAAADAQLAARTVEDTDAETR; encoded by the coding sequence ATGTCCAGGAACCATGGTCCCGACCAGGCCGCGCGCCGTGCGGCACCCGTCGCCGCGGCCTGCATGGCGGCGGTCCTTCTCACCGGCTGCGTCACCAGCCTCGTCGGCGGCGAAGGTGAGTCCGCGAAGCCGCACGTCGCCGTCGGAGCCCGGGCGCTTCCCGTGGCCCGGGTCGCCTATCCCATCACCGCCACGGCGCCGCCGGTGTTCCTGGGGCCCGCGGCGGCGGAACGGCAGGCCATGACCATGCTGGCGAAGGCGGTCGGCGAGACGCACAAGGAGATGTGGGAGAAATGCGCCTCCTTCTGGGGCCATGAGAACGCTCTCCTTCCGTCGCGCAAGGAATGGGTCTTCTATGACGACGGCTGGCTGAGCCGAGGCGTCTCGGACTTCGAGCACGGGGAGTTCCTGGCGCAGGTCCTGGTCGAGCCGGAGGGCGATCCGGAATCGGGCGAGGCGGCGGGAATCGAGCGCCTCCGCAAGGTCGTGGACATGGCCCTGACCGACACTCCGGCCGACCTGCCGGGACGCGACCGCGTCATGAAGGAGGCGATGGGCAGGATGGAGGAGCAGGGCATGCCCCTGCCTCCGGACTGGGCGGAGGCCGGCACGGCGCCGGTCGGCGCGCAGGCGGTGCTGGCCGGCATTCTTCCGGCCGACACCGCCGGGCGCCTGTCGTCCGCAACGGTGACGAGGACCGTGGTCGTCGGCGAGGACGGCCGGGAGCGCACCATGCTGAGCTATCGGGTTCCTTTCACGGAAGGGGCCTACGCGAAGCTGGCCGAGCGGTACGCCGAGGCGGTCTTCCGGGAAGCCGGCGAATTCGCCATGCCACCTTCGCTGATCCTCGCGGTGATGGAGACGGAAAGCGCCTTCAATCCGCGCGCCCGCTCCCACATCCCGGCCTTCGGCCTGATGCAGCTGGTGCCGACCAGCGGCGGACTGGACGCCCACCGGTTCGTCAACGGCGAGTCGGCTCCCATGCTGATCCCCGAGTCGCTTTATGACGTCGACACCAACGTCAGGCTCGGCACCGCCTACCTGAAGCTGCTCGACACCCGTTACCTGAGGGACGTCGATCATCCGGAAAGCCGTCTCTACGCAGCCATCGCCGCCTACAACACGGGCGCTGGCAACGTGGCCCGGGCTTTCAACGGCACGACGAACATCGGCCGGGCCGCTCCCCTGATCAACCGGCTCCCGCCGGAGGAGGTGTTCGACCATCTGAGCGAGCAACTGCCCTTCGAGGAGACCCGGCGCTATCTCGTGAAGGTGACCGAGGCCCGCCGGCGCTATCTTGACTGGGACCGGGCCGCCGCGGATGCGCAGCTTGCGGCCCGGACCGTCGAGGACACCGATGCGGAGACGCGGTGA
- a CDS encoding DUF1127 domain-containing protein, with protein MTVGIRKSAPLGADISLKSFNRLLVTVFDTVLEWQDRARQRHRLGEMDDHLLRDIGLSRADLEQEVVKPFWRP; from the coding sequence ATGACCGTCGGCATTCGGAAGTCCGCTCCGCTCGGTGCGGACATAAGCCTGAAAAGCTTCAATCGCCTCCTGGTGACTGTCTTCGATACCGTGCTGGAATGGCAGGACCGGGCACGGCAGCGCCACCGCCTCGGCGAGATGGACGATCACCTTCTGCGCGATATCGGCCTGTCCCGCGCCGATCTGGAACAGGAAGTGGTCAAGCCGTTCTGGCGGCCCTGA